From the Corythoichthys intestinalis isolate RoL2023-P3 chromosome 6, ASM3026506v1, whole genome shotgun sequence genome, the window tcaagacacagctgtgaatggccacagctggatttttggggtattttatgggtgaaacatggtaatataccaAGGGTCCCGATGCAGAAATcatagacatcaaggagtggtcgagatgtattttttcacatatttacccttttaaacgtttttttttttttttttttttttttttccttgcttggatcaattatttatcatcaaacatattggagaaaatgcgacagtaacaaaaaaaaatacaattaagcgatagttatgaggtagatatcttttttcattgtgacataatttgttcaaaagttcaaagtatgtgagtgaataatttttcaatgtcgtttttttctattaaaaggaaatatgagacatcaattaatgattcaaagctaaaaatgacagacattttgaataatacatataattaattacctccattttatggctgggttgaaacaaaagcagttgcacgacgtctgtaaacgggggttttcagggtaaaacggacaaattaaaaatagtttgggggcttaatgcgccatgaatctgctatggcagcctaAAGACAtaatgttctatcaaacacaacagtttttttggcttaaaatacagcagtttcttttaaagaggtgtgcaagagcagaaactgctttttcagtcttgtctgtattttccgccatacatatatattagtaCCTCATTCTGTGATCACAATCGTCCAcgataagcaacattacccccagTATACCATGCTATCGTTATACATATTTTAATCATATGTATAGTTATAATATCCAGCACCagtgaaaaaaaaccaaaaacattttCCAACTCCATTGTTTAAAGGGAATCGTTGGAGTAAATGGTGCAAGCCGAAGATGCTTGCTGACATCTTACAGTACAATTAAATTCACatacaacacacacacagatcacAGATAGTGCAGTGATTCTCAACTGCTGGGTcaggacaaaaaaataaaaaagtcacagagccATTGTGGACTGGTAGGGAACAGGTAGTTCAAAATTTTAGTTGGGGCTCACGTTAAGATAGTGCCTTTGTTCACAAAAAAGGAGGCCAAACTATTCAGATATTCATTTTTGCAAAGGCAGCCATCATGTTCATTCTTAACAGGGTGCTCTGAAAGGCACTTTCAAAATACAAGCACATTTTATTATAGtatgttaaaaatatatatgttacaatttttattttttaactatatATGATCCTTCTATAAAAATGGATAGCAACATATTGAGAAAAGGGAAATGTAGGTCCCAGGATGACAACAGTTGAGAACCAATGACAAGATACTCACACATTGAGGTTTTCCTACACAACTGAAAAGGGGCAAAGGgagccaatatatatatattttttttttttttttggtagaaataataataacaacgagCACACAAAGCATTCCCTCACACACGTACACTACACACACAGGCTGAAGGAGAGTTAAGTGGTGTTCTACATGCTGGTGGGATGCACTGATGCTGTGGTCTGATTGGATTTCCTGAGTTGCATGAATGACAGTTACTTTGGGAGAATTTTTTTCTCCCGAACGAATCACAGAAACATGCCGTTTTGCAAAGATTACAACAAAGAGTTGAAAGTGTAGTTCGAAAGGCAAATCTTTTCTGGATGCAAATGTTCAAAATTGTTCGAAAATAAAAATGAGCTCTTTTTAAGGATCATGACAAATGGCAATAACTGAAAAAGACTAAGCATTCTCTTGAAATCAAAAGTAAAAGAAATAtgcttgttcacattttttttccttgataGACAATATCACACAGTGATAACAAAGAAAAGGAGAAATGTACAGCCACCAAATAGCTTCGTGCAAGAAACCACATACACTGGCACGCCGCATAGGCATAGAGATCAAAGCAGGACGACGTATACAAAAATATAGAAAATCTCCAAATTCGTTTCATCACAGAAAAAGACTTTTCCGTCTTATTAATCATCTGACTTGACTTCCCAATCTACACATACTAGCGGTCACTTCTTCAGTAACATTCTCTAGTGTTTGTTGTTTCCACTGCTGATCAGTGTGCGCGCGCACGCATGTGCGTGTGTATGTAATTCAATACGTCAAAAAGTTCTCGTGTCGTCCATGCAGGAATCCACAGAATTCCAGTCCATCAATCATAATGACATTTGACATATAATATGAACAATCAACGAGTGATAAAAAACTAGTACAATAAAAGCATTTCAGTTTTTGTCATATCATTTGtgacaaatcttttttttcttttcattttagaattattttctgtcactttaAGACATTCCAGCATTTGCTCATAACTAATAGTGACAAGAATAAGTAGTTTGGCATACGCAGCAAGCCATGCCCCAAAACATGTTGGTTGGTTTGTCTCTTGCAAAGGATAGTCGGGAGTTGGGGGTAAGCTTCTCCTTTGGGTTGGGCGCAATTGAAATTACAACCGTGCTCTGGTGGGTCTATCGACGCCAGAATTTGCAAAACACATGCAAAGAAAAAGTTCTGGACTCAGTCATTCCGTCCATGTTCTTTTTTGGGGGAGTTTTCACCACAGACAAGATCAGCGCCTGCATTGTGAGCATCAAACCTGCGGCTTCAACTGTAGCATGTCCAGACATCGTGTTAACACGCGCAAAAAACGATTGTTTGGacgcttgcaaaaaaaaaaaaaaaatgaacgagTTTCTTCAGAGTTATCAAATGGAGTTGAAATGTTGCGAGTAAGGCAAAGACGGATGGTAAATCAATCAAACGGTGTCATGATAGAGGGCATAAAAAAAGGAACCTCAAAGAGCAGAGGGAGTCATTGGTCGTTTGACTCGCCCTGAACTGTTTCGTCCCCCTCTTCATCCTCGTCGAGCGAAACGATCCCTGAGGAGGCCACGTCAGACATTCTCCTTTGAGGCTCGTAATCTGGCAGGCACTCCTCCCCGTTGGCCTCCGGTGGGCACAAGGTGGCCTCGTAGTCCTTACATGGGGTGTCGTCATCCTCCCCGGGGGACAGGTATGTCTCAGAGTAAGACCCAGAATACGCGGGAGAGTCCTGACCCCCATGTGGCCCCCTGCTCCTAAAGGTACGGAAGCCGCAGTCCCTCCCACCGGGCCCCGTCTGCCCTACCCTCTGAAGTCGAGCCATCAGAAGCTCCTCCCCTCCCTGCAGAGCTGAGAGAATTTTGGCGGCGAGCTCAGCGGCATTGCCGTGGCCTCCGTGTTGGCCACTGAGGTCACGCAGAAGCGGGTGGTGTTCATCCAGGCTGCACAGGCTGGAGCACAGAGTGTCTGGCGAGCCCCCCGTAGGGGACGGCTCCCCGCTGCCCCCTCCCTCTCTGTCTCCTCCGCCCCCTCCCTCGCAGCATGGCCCACCTAGGCCCAGGTGTTGACAAAGCTGGCTGTGGATCAACTCCTTTAAGTACGTAGGATATGACGGCACATCTGTAAGGAATGAGACAAAATTGAagcatgagggaaaaaaagcaactATTATACAAGACTCTTTGAAACACAGatgtttatattgctatttactCAGCCTGAAGGAGGCCTATCCTAACAGTTGTATTTCAGTAGCCTGGGCATGATTTGTGCGCTACAGATTAGATAGGATCTTTATTAGTCATTGACACCAGCTTTCACAGATGACAACGAAATTGCgttcgatgagtgagcatcgggcCGCTGCAGATGTTCCGCGCTACAAACCTCTCTCTCTTCTTCGGGAATTACAGAGCAGTTACAGAAGTTACAGTACACACATACgtatatcatacaacatagcagggaTATGACACAACACACAGGTCACAATTTTACTATTTTTATGTACAATTCTTTGGGTCCGTATTGGAATTCAAATGTCTGAAatcctacagtggtatgaaaaagtatctgaaccttttggaatttctcacatttctgcataaaatcaccatcaaatgtgatctgatcttttttaaaatcacacagatgaaaatagagtgtctgctttaactacaaccacccaaatatactggactgtctcaggaaattagaatacacaatattctaattttttgagacagtcctgtgtatgtatacaggactgtctcaggaaattagaatacacaatattctaatttcctgactgtctcaggaaattgtgtattctaatttcctgagacagtcctgtatacatacacaggactgtctcaaaaaattagaatattgtgtattctaatttcctgagacagtccagtatataggttttcatattttaatgaggatagcatgcaaacaatgacagaagggggaaaataagtaagtgaaccctctgcctaagaagacttaaagagcaattgaaaccaatttttaccaaacattttaagtcaggtgcgtGCCCAATAACTgatgtggtttaaagctgccctgcccactataaaatacaCACTTGGTAACAAATGTCTTgaagagaagcattgtctgatgttcatcatggctctgtcaaaagagctgtctgaagacctgtgatcgaggattgctgatttgtattaagctggaaaaggatacaaaaccatctctaaaagtctggattttcatcaatcgacagtcagagaagttgtctacaaatggagagagttttagaactgttgcttccctcccaaggagtagccgtccaccaaagatgccgctaagagttcagtgcagaatactcagaaaggtaaaaaagaaccctagagtgtctgctaaagacttacaaaaatcactggcacagtccaatatctctgtgcaactatatgtaaaactatggccaagaatggtgctgatgggaggactccacggaggaagccactgctgtctaaaaaaaacattgttacctgttTAATGTTCTTAAAAAGGCacatggacactccacagaagttttggcaaaatattttgtggactgatgaaacgaaAGTTGAATCGTTAGGGAGTAACACACgtcatgtggaggaaaaaatggaacaggtcaccaacatcaacacctcattcccactgtgaagcatgtttgagggagcatcatgattttgggctgttttgctaactcAGGGTCTGGACAGTTtgcatcattaatggaagaatgaattcaaaagtttattaggatgttttgcagaaaaacctgaggccgtctgtcagacagttgaagctaaaaagaggatggatgctgcaacaaaacaatgatccaaaacacagaagtaaatcaacttcagaatggtttcagaacaacaaaatacatgttctggagtggccaagtcaaagtccggaCTTgacccccattgagatgctgtggcatgacctaaagacagcgattcatgccagacatctcagtaatctgaatgaactacagcagttttttaaagaagaatgggccaagattagtcctgattgatgtgccagactgatctgcagctacaggaagcatctggttaaagtaattgctgccaaagggtggcccacaaaatattaaatgtgatggttcacttatttttcctccttctgtcatggtTGCAtcttattctcattaaaatatgaaaacctataaatgtttgggtggttttgattaaagcagacacgtttttttcatcttattgattttgacaaagatcagatcacatttgatggtgattatatgtagaaatgtgaaaaattctaaaaggttcagatactttttcataccactgtatttttaaaagTCTTAAAAATGTGGAAACATACTCTAAGTACGATTGGttatttaatcaatttttatcattttatgATTACATTTAAAACTCGCAAAATCGATTATTTCTGAGAGCGATAAGGTTCCGTTGTCATGAAATTTCACTGTAGCGTAACTAAACAAAGGTGCTATCAAATTCAATTGAAATGAAATTCAAGAATCTTGACTTGGCTGCTcttttgcaataattttctatttttttgtgaGATTGCAACTGATAAATTAAGGGATGTCACTTCTGATTCTGTGTTGGAGACATACGTGAATTTTAGCAAGTACTTAACCACATGCTTGATGTCCAGTGGTGTTTTTAATTTTGGTTTGTTGTCAAGTAAACTTATTTTAATcggcattgaaaattcttgaatTTAACTTGCCTtgagttgtaaaaaaaaaccctgTACTGACATGCTAACAGCTTTTAAAAAgcagacaaaaaaaatgcacaaaggcAAATACTTGTCCTTAACCTGTTTGTCATTGCAGAAGTAAGCTGAAAAAGGTCTTCATGGGTGGTATTCAAAAAACCAAATAATTTAAGTTTGTCGCACTGCACACATAAGCATGTACTACTTTGTAGTAGTTAGGTTGTCCAATACTCCATTCATGCGAGGTTTCAAGGTTACAAATGGAATGCAATGTACACAGCACACACAAGTGTGTTCATTTTTACTTACAGTAGTTGCTCATGTATGAATTTATTACTACaacgggggggaaaaaactattttcGTTATTGGTAAGTTCCATGTCACCCTTATCAAAactattgttttttattattaaacaaAAAATTGTTACGTTCATTGTTACCCAACATaacattgaaatatttacgttttTTTGCATGTTgtcagttattttttgttgtgtttggaTAACATTTATGAAATTAAGATttatgaggaaaataagtatttgaacatccAGCGATTTTGAAAATTCTCCcaattgtccactgtgagagacaatctaaagaaaaaaattccagaaatcacagtgtacgattttttaaccgtttttttttttttttttttttttgtattatactgctgcaaataagtatttgaacacctgtctagtagctagaattgtgagcctcaaagacctgttagtcgcctttaaaaagtccaatgaataagtggagtggagataaactttttgagtctgactttttgacctgtttgaggctgttagctgcatataaacacctgtccaccccatacaatcaggaaaACTCCAAttactaacatggtcaagaccaaggagctgtccaaagacaccagagacaagaaTTGTTGACCTCTTCAAGGCTGGAAAGAGTTacagggcaattgccaagcagctttgtGATATAAGGTTCaatgttggagcaattattagaaaatggaagaagccaaCTGTCAATCTCTCACAGACTGGGGCTCCAAGCAAGATCTACCTAGTacagtctcaatgatcctaagaatggtgaggaatcagccaagaacgaCATAGGAGGATCTggtaaatgacctgaaaggagctgggaccaccatttccaaggttactgttggtaatatgcaccatggtttaaaatcatgcacggAATGGAGGTTTCCCCTGCCTAAACAAGCACATGTCCTAGCCCATTTTAAGTTTggcaatgaccatttggatgagccagaggagtcatgggagaaagtcatgaggTCATGTGAGATTAAAATGGAACAATTCCACtcttagtgtttggaggaagaatgagtcccatcccaagaacaccatcccgacTGGGAAGCATGGGgcagtagcatcatgctttgggggtgtttcctgcacatgggactggacgactgcactgtattaaggaaatgatgaccagggccatgtattgtgagattttctgggaataacctccttccctcagttagagcattgaaaatgggtcgtgactgggtcttccaacatgagtaTTTCCTGAAGCAGACAGGCAGAattaccaaggagtggcttcgtaaaaagcatatcaaggttctggaaggGCCTTGCCAgtatccagacctaaacccaatagaaaatctttggaggaatcTCAAACTCAGCCCACAAACCTGATTaaactagagaagatttgtgtggagtagTGGTGCAAAATCCTCGCTGCAAGCTGTCACAAAGGGGACAAAGGAACCAGgtgcgtatcgcagacacaggactttattgatgttgacaggcaatTGAGGCAAAAGAAACAATCAGGTCAAGCGGTAATGGACAGTTGACATGCTTGCGTATGTTTGAACGCTGACGAGTGATGACCTGTCACTGAATGCTATCTGTATGTGCCTTATATACTGTTCTCAGTTGCTCTTTGTGACATATTAAGGAGCCCACAGTCCTTATGATGGAAACCTTTGTGATGCATAAGTGTGATGCAATATGGTGACACATGACAGAACAGACTCGTGTGGACACTGTGATTGAAGCCTAATGCAATATGCTAGCACATGAGTGCACATTGAGCGCAAGTGACACAATCTGTCCAAACCTTGTGAAAAGTAACAGGGAACTTTTGACCTCTATAATTGTAATGGAAGGCTACtgtcccaaatattaacattgattttcttaggtattcaaatacttatttgcagcagataatacaaataatttgttaaaaatcatacactgtgatttcgagttgtctctcacagtggacaagcgcctacaaagaaaatttcaaatccgcccatcatttctaagtgggagaacttgcaaaatcgcggagtgttcacttacttattttcctcactgaaattatataatatagTGTATCCATGAACTGTTAAAGCACTTTCAGTAATAGTCAACTTTAGCAGCGTAGGTGACAAGAGcgatagtgttttgccttaaggaagactgcatttcccatgaagaccagcgcacagtgtcataaaatcctGATCTGCTGGTCGCCTGCAGTTGGATTGAAtatcatttctgtttccagtagctgtgtgaaggataaatagtgatgaggtaatgaacccagttgtggctaaacaatatcatatgacgatgttgaaaataagacacattttattttgtacCGTATTCCCCCCTCATCTGAACTCGTCAGCAAGTCATGCAAGAGAGTAAAAGGCGGGCCAATGTTTactcccccattttttttttttttttgtctcctagGACAAAACGTttcgtctcttttgttgctctgccttctttgcagaatttgagcgaaagcgttcgcatcgacttccgtcttcataacaatggggaaagggggaagtgacgtatggcgtaaagcagtcagcacatttgtagtttttttgtgtggcagggttcctgccaccctccacaaagttaattagtgctggtaAAAGCGATACTGACCCCATCAGGCCATAACAGAGGTGTCACTCAACTAGTTGTCAATTGACATATAATcagaaatgttatgaaaatattttataaaagttgaaaagttcCCAAGTGTTGCTCTAATTCAAAAGGTGATTATAATAGCGATTCTCAAATCAGGTATGGCAGTCACTCAATTTCAAGCAGACTTGATTAATGAGAGGAAAACATTACATAATCTCAAGCAAGATACATAAGCAACACCAAGCTGGGTGTTATGACCTGCAGTTATTGGTAGCTAAACATAATCGAGATGAAAGCTttgcaaaacacacacacacacacatcaatgGCCACACATTATCTTATGACAAACAGCCTCTGCAGCAGAGGAAATCATATTAAAGATGCAAGAGGATATCAAATTACGCAAAGGAACAAAATAATGTTGCAAGCAGATGAAAAGTGGGGCAGTGGGACTCAGAATGATGCAAAGACAGTGTATGCGTGGGCACacgcatgaatgaatgaatgaatgaatacctGTGCTCTGTGTTGCGGGCTCGTTCACAGGCAGAAAGTCTTCATCGTATGAGTCATCGTTGGAATCATCTCCATCGACTGACGACCAAGCCCTCAGTTTAGCCTCGGCTATGGCGAACTGTTCCGCAACACCTacaaatacacatacagtaaatcATGTACTTGCCCAAGCAAAAGCATAGTTGCCATGGCAGCGCCTGTGTCTGTATGTAATGTAGCTCTTTGTAACTGACAGGAGCAAAGTGCAGTGATTGTGAATAGggttgaatggggaaaaaatccatttCCATTACAGATGATGGTCTCCCGCAATCATTTAGTCTATCACTGCGGATTTGTGGGTGTTATGTAAAGCATATGGTGCAAAAGAGTCAATAAAGCGGGAGAAGCATCAAGAtaatgtgagagaaatcaagttTTATGCAAAGAATGCAAAATTACAGATCACTGTAACCTAGGAGGCAGCACAGTGGTTGGTGAACATGTCTGCCCAGTCATATTTGGCTAAGTGGTTAGGACTGTCCTCCCACTCTCAGTGTGGGGGAACTACGGTTTATGTCACCAACTGTAAAAAGGCAAAGGAAAAACATCCATCATCCTAATTTAATAGGTAAATATGGTGGTGACCCTGCTGACCAAAAAGGACCAAATATGGCTGGTCTCTCAAAAATAAAGTTCCAGCAAGCTTTTCTCAATTAAACTATAATCCAGTCTTTCTCAAATAGTCATGCCCCCCCCACCAACACTAGGCGCATGtgtccttggggaacatacttttttgcggtACTAGACTaatgtgtaattgcacatccactcagtgggtggcagtggcgctctcattttgagTGCAAAGTATTTTTGcagcaaacaagagcacacagaaaagagcaGGAGCAAAGATATGCATTGAACATACTTTGTCACCAGTGGTTGTTTTCAGCATGAACAAAATATTTGACAGGGATGTTGGAGATGTCTCCcaaaagctaagacaaggaaatatgacaaagcgtatgtagcgtttggcttcacTTTTAATACAATGGGAGGCAACGACTGACCGGTATGTTTACTAGAGGtttgaatctttgggcacctaacaattcaattacgattcagaggctacgattcggttATAAATTTAATATTGCCCCCCCCAATCTTTTTAAGGTTTTGtagattagttccaaaattgttcgaaAATCCCCTCAGCCTAAGCCAAaccactatttcagtatcacgttaacagttcaaaacagtaaaaaaaatactcaagtccccattctgtatcagcagctttaagctacattcaattaatttaatgttgcgaatcaaccgttaaagttgtgaaaattgctcccgttattccaaatTTCCCTTTCGTCTTTAATGTtgcgaatcaaccgttaaagttgtgaaaattgctcccgttattccaaatTACCCtcccgtctactttcgacatgtaaaagttttaaaactgtttcatcatttgaagataattcaagtcaagattttgccgatttaggagtattttagataaaaagttaattcggttcgcaacaacagagccttccagagaagtctactggtttaagatggcggctgtttattaatgcCGGcaggtctgtcatttcgcatcaggctctctatacatgttctaacgccgccGTCGTCTGTACTTATGCAtctaccataatttcccgaatataaggcgcacccgtgtataacgcgcaccccaaatttacttgtaaaatctaggggaaattattgtacccgtgtataacgcgcaccctaattttagctccAACAaagagaagaatacaagaaagcagagctcgtgtacagatacagaaatgtcattttactgactggtgaaacacagcaaaagcatagcacattggtagttcaaaacattaccgtaaactgacaatatgtacggtaataatatgatctgataacttcttcaacttaccagaatccaggtgaaaacaaaacagatgtgacttttcttttaaaggctgctgtataacttgctcatttcatcatgaggaataaacgtttcctccatggattgatacggtaaaataaaagtgagaacgtaagttggaaatccgagagagctcatcactttagacacgacagtaacaataggaattattgttttttttgggtgtgagtttcccgagggacagatatacttGACGGacgcaggaagtctgtgttgtgttacgtttgttatggtccgagttgcggagctgcaataaacgttgactcaaatgagttcaagaaactaaattctgtgctttatgaagagtgaaaaaagcagaatttaacatggacgaaatcattcgaccgatcagagtaaagtattaccgaaacaaaatggtgacgtcacgtaccgtaatggtcggcaacggatcgccgcatacgtttcttcaacacaacatggccgtgtcaattaaaaaaaaaaaaaaaaaatcgttttatatatatatatatatatatatatatatatatatatgtatatatatgtatatatatgtatataaatatatatatacagtggggagaacaagtatttgatacactgccaatgggaaaacccattgacagtgtatcaaatacttgttctccccactgtatgtctccatccctgtacgcgtgtataatgcgcaccatgattttacaagttgattttggggaaaaaaagtgggcgttatattcgggaaattagggtagttctatatatacagtatatgtgatatctaccgtagcattacagTATGTGGCCGACTGGCCGTATATTTGTAGCAACTGGGTGTTGTTTGTAAAGGCTGACAGCCGCATTCAGGTATTACGCGCACACACTCGTActtagggacaatttagagtgttcgatcAACCTACTATGCATGTTTTGGGATGTGGAGAGGATTTcagagtacccggagaaaacccacgcaggcacgggaaaacatgcaaactccacacaggaaggccggagcccgggattgaaccatgagtcatatttatcattatttattgattttattaaaaatttGA encodes:
- the fam131ab gene encoding protein FAM131A isoform X3; protein product: MLPKSRRALTIQEIAALARSSLHGISQVVKDHVTKPTAMAQGRVAHLIEWKGWCKPIETPALESDFNSYSDLTEGEQEARFAAGVAEQFAIAEAKLRAWSSVDGDDSNDDSYDEDFLPVNEPATQSTDVPSYPTYLKELIHSQLCQHLGLGGPCCEGGGGGDREGGGSGEPSPTGGSPDTLCSSLCSLDEHHPLLRDLSGQHGGHGNAAELAAKILSALQGGEELLMARLQRVGQTGPGGRDCGFRTFRSRGPHGGQDSPAYSGSYSETYLSPGEDDDTPCKDYEATLCPPEANGEECLPDYEPQRRMSDVASSGIVSLDEDEEGDETVQGESNDQ
- the fam131ab gene encoding protein FAM131A isoform X1; this translates as MGCISSKTPVQVAVDGTLRVDWSPPSSRSDLTLLGSTQTCLVRRLILTAPLGALDFSQVNVDDTIEMLPKSRRALTIQEIAALARSSLHGISQVVKDHVTKPTAMAQGRVAHLIEWKGWCKPIETPALESDFNSYSDLTEGEQEARFAAGVAEQFAIAEAKLRAWSSVDGDDSNDDSYDEDFLPVNEPATQSTDVPSYPTYLKELIHSQLCQHLGLGGPCCEGGGGGDREGGGSGEPSPTGGSPDTLCSSLCSLDEHHPLLRDLSGQHGGHGNAAELAAKILSALQGGEELLMARLQRVGQTGPGGRDCGFRTFRSRGPHGGQDSPAYSGSYSETYLSPGEDDDTPCKDYEATLCPPEANGEECLPDYEPQRRMSDVASSGIVSLDEDEEGDETVQGESNDQ
- the fam131ab gene encoding protein FAM131A isoform X2; the protein is MVLAALTQFSCKVNVDDTIEMLPKSRRALTIQEIAALARSSLHGISQVVKDHVTKPTAMAQGRVAHLIEWKGWCKPIETPALESDFNSYSDLTEGEQEARFAAGVAEQFAIAEAKLRAWSSVDGDDSNDDSYDEDFLPVNEPATQSTDVPSYPTYLKELIHSQLCQHLGLGGPCCEGGGGGDREGGGSGEPSPTGGSPDTLCSSLCSLDEHHPLLRDLSGQHGGHGNAAELAAKILSALQGGEELLMARLQRVGQTGPGGRDCGFRTFRSRGPHGGQDSPAYSGSYSETYLSPGEDDDTPCKDYEATLCPPEANGEECLPDYEPQRRMSDVASSGIVSLDEDEEGDETVQGESNDQ